GACGGCAATCTCATCTCGAGCAGAACCCCTGCAGACCTTCCGGCATTCCTCAGGACAATCATCTCCTCGCTCGCCAAGCAGCGGTAGTGCCCGGCGGGCCGACCTCACACGCACCACGAGCAATCGAAGGGAGGCGACGCAGATGTCGCCAGACGATCCGCTTGTTCCTGAACGGCAGCTCGGCTCGACGGGCGAGCGCGTCTCCATGCTGGGTCTCGGCGGCGCGCACATCGCTCACTTCCGGGAGGACCGGGATGCGATCGAGTTCGTCCGCTCCGCGATCGACACGGGCGTGACCTTCATGGACAACGCGTGGGAGTACCACGAGGGACGTGCCGAGGAGCTCATGGGGCGCGCGCTCGAGGACGGGTACCGGGATCGCGTCTTCCTCATGACGAAGCACCACGGACGGAACCGGGCCACGGCCGAGCGCCATCTCGAGGACAGCCTCCGGCGGCTTCGGACCGACGTCATCGACCTGTGGCAGTTCCACGAGGTCATCTACAACGACGACCCGGACATGATCTTCGCCCGCGGCGGCGGCATCGAGGCCGCCGTGGCGGCGCAGCGGGCCGGCAAGGTGCGCTACATAGGGTTCACCGGTCACAAGGACCCGGCGATCCACCGTCGCATGCTCGACACCGGGTTCGCGTGGGACGCGGTGCAGATGCCGCTCAACGTGATGGACGCGCACTTCAGGAGCTTCGAGCAGACCATACTGCCGATCCTCGAGGAGCGCGGCATCGCGGTTCTCGGGATGAAACCGCTGGCCGGCGGGCACATCCTGGAGAGCGATACGGTCACGGCCGCCGAGGCGCTGTCGTACGTCTGGTCGCTTCCCGTGTCGACCGTCATCTCCGGCATGGACGCGATGGCGCACCTGACGGAGAACGTGGAGACGGCGCGGGCGTGGACGGCCATGGAGCGCGGGGCGCGCGCGGAGCTTCTCTCGCGCACCAGAGACGCGGCGTCCGACGGTTCCTACGAGCCCTACAAGACGGACGTGGTCTTCGACGCCGCCATCGGACGGGAGCTTCACGGGCTGTCGTGACCGTTCCGTGCGATCGGCGATGCAGCCGGTCGCGGCCATGACGCGACCACAGGGAGGACACATGCGGACGAAGCTGGTCGTCCACGTCAACCTCGAGGACGAGGCCAGGCTGATCGAGGCGCTCGCGAACATCCGGAACCTGCTCGACGAGGTCGGGGAGGACAGGGCCCAGGTCGTGCTGGTCGCGAACGGCGGCGTCGTCAAGCTCCTCCCGCCCGGGAAGAACGAGAAGGCCGGGGGCGTTGTCGAGAAACTGAAACGGCGTGGTGTCACGTTCAGGGTGTGCGGCAACGCGCTGCGGTACTACGAGATCGAACGATCCGACCTGCCGGATGCCTGGGAGGTCGTTCCCGCGGGCATCGTGGACATCGCGGCGCTCCAGCAGGACGGCTTCGCCTACGTCAAGCCCTGAGCCAGGGGCGGCATCCGCGGGACGTTCGACGGCAGACTTCGACGACACGGTATCACAACGGAAGGGAGCAGCATGGACCTCATCACCACCGGCGATCTCGGACGATTCGCATCGGCGCACGACGGGCCGAAGATCTCGATCTACATGCCGACACACCGGACGGCTCCCGACGTCAAGCAGGACCGCATCCGGCTGAAGAACCTCGTGGGCGAGGTTCAGGACCGGCTGGAGGCGTCAGATCACCGGCGGGACGAGATCACACCGATCGTCTCGCCGCTCATGAAGCTCGTGGAGAGCGACGCGTTCTGGGAGGCGCGGAGCGACGGGCTCGCGGTGCTGGCCGACGCGGACGTGATGAAGACCTACAGACTGCCCGCGTCCTTCGAGCCGGTGGCCGCGGTCTCGCCGCGCTACCTCCTGAAGCCGCTGATCGGCTTTCTCGCCACGGACTGCCGGTACTTCGTACTGGCCCTGAGCCGCAACAGCGTCC
Above is a window of Candidatus Effluviviaceae Genus V sp. DNA encoding:
- a CDS encoding aldo/keto reductase; the encoded protein is MSPDDPLVPERQLGSTGERVSMLGLGGAHIAHFREDRDAIEFVRSAIDTGVTFMDNAWEYHEGRAEELMGRALEDGYRDRVFLMTKHHGRNRATAERHLEDSLRRLRTDVIDLWQFHEVIYNDDPDMIFARGGGIEAAVAAQRAGKVRYIGFTGHKDPAIHRRMLDTGFAWDAVQMPLNVMDAHFRSFEQTILPILEERGIAVLGMKPLAGGHILESDTVTAAEALSYVWSLPVSTVISGMDAMAHLTENVETARAWTAMERGARAELLSRTRDAASDGSYEPYKTDVVFDAAIGRELHGLS